One region of Bdellovibrio bacteriovorus genomic DNA includes:
- the ftsW gene encoding putative lipid II flippase FtsW: MLRYLSSSLFLAIITLLGIGLVQVYSSSFIFAIESYGDGLFFFKRQFIFALIAFAVLIATIHIPFRYIEKYGWAFWLLATLGVLATYVPGLGVRVGGAMRWIQLPFGIRFEPGELLKISFSLLFASLVVRQENFLARVKWHWIVLFMIFPMALLLKQPDFGTFAIIMMVGVTLLFAFGLQWKYIIASFAVLIPAFYFLVMSVPYRRARVLAFLDPWSDPAQKGFQVIQSMLSFHSGGLTGAGLGQGQGKLFFLPEAHTDFTMAVLGEEMGFIGFVAILALYGFVVFRGIQIAVKAEEPFKRALALGLSVTFGLSVFINAGVVMGLLPTKGLTLPFLSYGGSSLVSLCFMFGLILNIENSFEEDKFSRRFGSRWTHAKVKN; encoded by the coding sequence ATGTTGAGATATTTGTCTAGCAGCTTGTTTTTAGCCATCATCACTCTTCTGGGTATTGGCCTTGTCCAAGTTTATTCCTCCAGCTTTATTTTCGCGATCGAATCTTACGGGGACGGTCTTTTCTTCTTCAAAAGACAGTTCATCTTCGCTCTGATCGCGTTTGCTGTTCTGATTGCCACCATTCATATTCCTTTTCGCTACATCGAAAAATACGGTTGGGCCTTTTGGCTTTTAGCGACGTTAGGTGTCTTAGCGACGTATGTTCCCGGTTTAGGAGTTCGTGTTGGCGGGGCGATGCGCTGGATTCAGCTTCCGTTTGGAATTCGTTTTGAACCGGGCGAATTGCTGAAGATCTCTTTCAGTCTTTTATTCGCAAGCCTTGTGGTCCGCCAAGAAAACTTCTTAGCGCGTGTGAAGTGGCATTGGATTGTGCTCTTTATGATTTTCCCTATGGCGCTTTTGTTAAAGCAGCCTGACTTCGGAACGTTTGCCATCATCATGATGGTGGGCGTGACATTGCTTTTTGCGTTCGGCTTACAGTGGAAATACATTATTGCGTCCTTTGCGGTTTTGATTCCTGCGTTTTATTTTTTGGTGATGTCGGTTCCTTACCGTCGGGCGCGTGTTTTGGCGTTCTTGGATCCTTGGTCCGATCCTGCTCAGAAGGGCTTCCAAGTGATTCAGAGTATGCTCAGTTTTCACTCGGGTGGCTTGACGGGTGCAGGATTGGGACAAGGCCAAGGAAAATTGTTCTTCTTACCTGAAGCGCACACGGATTTCACAATGGCGGTGTTGGGTGAAGAGATGGGTTTCATCGGTTTTGTGGCGATTCTGGCTCTGTATGGATTCGTCGTGTTTCGCGGGATCCAGATCGCAGTGAAAGCTGAAGAACCCTTTAAAAGAGCTTTGGCTTTAGGTTTGTCAGTGACTTTTGGACTGAGTGTCTTTATCAATGCGGGGGTGGTTATGGGACTTCTTCCGACGAAAGGTCTGACTCTGCCATTCTTGAGTTACGGTGGAAGTTCTTTGGTATCATTGTGTTTTATGTTTGGTTTGATCCTGAACATCGAAAACTCTTTTGAAGAGGATAAATTTTCTCGTCGATTCGGATCACGCTGGACGCATGCGAAGGTGAAAAACTAA